One stretch of Spiroplasma mirum ATCC 29335 DNA includes these proteins:
- the metG gene encoding methionine--tRNA ligase: MSADHNKRFYVTTPIYYPSAELHIGHAYTTTLADVLKRYKKLDNYETFFLTGSDEHGEKIEKKAKEANIRPLEFTTKIVNNFKLLWQELGIDYDKFIRTTDPQHEAAVQKIFSKLYNNGDIYAGEYEGLYCVNCEEFVTESQIDKENLTCLICDNVLKIVKEETYFFRVSKYSKFLIDYYNNHPDFIEPVSSKNEMLNNFFLLGLTDLSVTRTSFTWGIKTLENPTHIIYVWIDALSNYITALGYLSDDETLFQKFWNNPEVEIVQLLGKEIARFHMIYWPSMLESLGLRQPNKLLSHGWILFKDTKMSKSIGNVVSPLYLIKKYGRDALRFYLCYEIPTDHDGKFSYEMYLESYNTNLVNNIGNLVSRVTNMVTKYFNGQLTANGDLHNDLITKIKETINNYHLAMNKYQISKALTEVLALCQYANKYIEHNKPWELAKNNAIDKLHEILAGLSYAIVVVAVLLQPVLIDSSQKIANHFSINLQDLSFTDLTNQNIIYDKVISKKDILFNRLDIKKELEQITTELKSE; the protein is encoded by the coding sequence ATGAGTGCAGATCACAACAAACGATTTTATGTTACAACTCCAATTTATTATCCGAGTGCCGAATTACATATTGGGCACGCGTACACAACTACTTTAGCAGATGTCTTAAAACGTTATAAAAAATTAGATAATTACGAAACATTTTTTTTAACTGGTAGTGATGAACATGGGGAAAAAATTGAAAAAAAAGCCAAGGAGGCAAACATTAGACCCCTAGAATTTACTACTAAAATTGTCAATAATTTTAAATTGTTATGACAAGAATTAGGCATTGACTACGATAAATTTATCCGCACAACTGACCCGCAACACGAAGCTGCTGTGCAAAAGATTTTTAGTAAGTTATATAATAATGGAGATATTTATGCTGGTGAATACGAAGGATTATACTGTGTTAACTGTGAAGAATTTGTGACCGAATCACAAATTGATAAAGAAAATCTAACCTGTTTAATTTGTGATAATGTTTTAAAAATTGTTAAAGAAGAAACGTACTTCTTTCGTGTCTCAAAATATAGCAAATTTTTAATAGATTATTATAATAACCATCCAGATTTTATTGAACCAGTAAGTAGTAAGAATGAAATGTTAAATAATTTTTTCTTACTAGGATTAACTGATTTATCAGTAACACGTACTAGTTTTACCTGGGGAATTAAAACATTAGAAAATCCGACCCATATTATTTATGTTTGAATTGATGCATTATCAAATTATATTACAGCGTTAGGATATTTATCAGATGATGAAACATTATTCCAGAAATTTTGAAATAATCCAGAAGTTGAAATTGTTCAATTATTAGGAAAAGAAATTGCTCGTTTTCATATGATTTATTGACCAAGTATGTTAGAAAGTTTAGGATTGCGTCAGCCTAATAAGTTACTTTCGCACGGTTGGATTTTATTTAAGGATACTAAAATGAGTAAATCAATTGGAAATGTTGTTAGTCCGTTATACTTAATTAAAAAATATGGCCGTGATGCTTTACGATTTTATTTATGTTATGAAATTCCAACAGATCACGATGGAAAGTTTTCTTATGAAATGTATTTAGAATCTTATAATACTAATTTAGTTAATAATATTGGAAACTTAGTATCACGGGTTACAAATATGGTAACTAAATATTTTAATGGTCAATTAACGGCAAATGGTGATCTTCATAATGATTTAATAACTAAAATTAAAGAAACAATTAATAATTATCATTTGGCGATGAATAAGTATCAAATTTCGAAAGCCTTAACCGAAGTGTTAGCACTATGTCAGTATGCGAATAAATATATTGAACATAATAAACCATGAGAATTAGCAAAAAATAACGCAATAGATAAGTTGCATGAAATTTTAGCCGGGTTATCATATGCAATTGTAGTAGTGGCAGTTTTATTACAGCCAGTCTTAATTGATAGCAGTCAAAAAATTGCTAATCATTTTAGTATTAATTTACAAGATTTATCATTTACTGATTTAACTAACCAAAACATTATTTATGACAAAGTAATCAGCAAAAAAGATATTCTATTTAACCGTCTTGATATTAAAAAAGAATTAGAGCAAATTACAACCGAATTAAAAAGTGAATAG
- the leuS gene encoding leucine--tRNA ligase — translation MEFSHKAIEQKWQKYWEENKVFKTTNNSSKKAYILDMFPYPSGMGLHVGHPKGYTATDIISRMRRMQGYDVLHPIGWDAFGLPAEQYAIQTGNDPAIFTLKNIDHFRSQLKALGFSYDYVKEVNTSDPSYFKTTQWIFEQLYKHDLAEMREVDVNWSADLGTVLANEEVLVIDGKMVSERGHFPVVKKPMKQWVLKITNYAEKLLAGLDELDWPDSVKELQRNWIGKSVGAEIKFAVENRPEIIDVFTTRADTIFGVEYIVLAPEHPLVDVLTTADNKPAVAEFIKSIENKTELDRQDTSKEKSGVFLGTYVINPVNNKKLPIWIADYVLPFYGTGAVMAVPGHDERDFTFAIKYHLPISYVIAGEHHNNVYVKDGKHINSEFLNGLDTKSAIEKALEVLGKKNIATPKVSYKLRDWLFSRQRYWGEPFPVIHWEDDSISLVDENDLPLTLPKVDNIKPSQTGESPLANVSEWLTVVDSMGKKGRRETNTMPQWAGSCWYYLGYLLKQEDGTMLDIQSAEAHALFKKWLPVNLYIGGQEHAVLHLLYARFWHKFLYDIKVVPTSEPFFKLVNQGMILGEDGTKMSKSKGNIINPDNIIQSHGADALRLYEMFMGPLEASLPWSTKGLDSARKWLDRVYRLAKNTNFITVNDGTLDYAYHTMVKKVSEMLENLNFNTAISQLMVFINACYKNEEQIYQPYWKGFLKLLSCFAPHLAEELWFMLGHQHSISLSAWPDYEEKFLVLDKIVVAVQVNGKLRAKLEVKKDTSEDELLMLAKQHSNVQPYLENRQIIKEIIVKNKIVNLVVK, via the coding sequence ATGGAATTTTCACACAAAGCAATTGAACAAAAATGGCAAAAATATTGAGAAGAAAATAAAGTTTTTAAGACAACAAATAATAGTAGTAAAAAAGCATATATTTTAGATATGTTCCCGTATCCGTCGGGGATGGGATTACATGTTGGTCACCCCAAAGGTTATACGGCAACTGATATTATTAGTCGAATGCGCCGAATGCAAGGATATGATGTTTTACACCCAATTGGTTGGGATGCTTTTGGATTACCCGCTGAACAATATGCTATTCAAACGGGAAATGATCCCGCAATTTTTACTTTAAAAAATATTGATCATTTTCGGAGCCAGTTAAAAGCGTTGGGGTTTTCTTATGATTATGTGAAAGAAGTTAATACTTCTGATCCGAGTTATTTTAAAACAACCCAATGAATTTTTGAACAGTTATATAAACATGATTTAGCAGAGATGCGTGAAGTTGATGTTAACTGATCAGCTGACTTAGGAACCGTGTTAGCAAATGAAGAGGTATTAGTAATTGATGGGAAAATGGTTTCTGAACGCGGTCATTTTCCGGTGGTTAAAAAACCAATGAAACAATGGGTGTTGAAAATTACTAATTATGCCGAAAAATTATTAGCAGGGTTGGATGAACTAGATTGACCAGATTCAGTTAAAGAATTACAACGAAATTGAATTGGAAAATCAGTGGGCGCTGAAATTAAATTTGCGGTTGAAAATCGCCCCGAAATTATTGATGTCTTTACAACAAGAGCAGACACAATTTTTGGGGTTGAATATATCGTATTAGCACCTGAGCACCCTTTAGTTGATGTTTTAACAACCGCTGATAATAAACCGGCGGTTGCTGAATTTATCAAAAGTATTGAAAATAAAACAGAACTTGATCGGCAAGATACTAGCAAAGAAAAAAGTGGAGTTTTTCTTGGCACTTATGTTATAAATCCTGTTAACAATAAAAAACTTCCAATTTGAATTGCTGATTATGTGTTACCATTTTACGGGACAGGAGCTGTTATGGCGGTTCCTGGGCATGACGAACGTGATTTTACCTTTGCAATAAAATATCATTTACCAATTAGCTACGTAATTGCCGGAGAACATCATAATAATGTTTATGTCAAAGATGGTAAACATATTAATTCAGAATTCCTTAATGGGCTAGACACGAAGTCTGCTATTGAGAAAGCGCTTGAAGTGCTAGGCAAAAAAAACATTGCAACCCCAAAGGTTAGTTATAAATTACGCGATTGGTTATTTTCCCGTCAACGTTATTGGGGAGAACCATTCCCTGTTATCCATTGGGAAGATGACTCAATTAGCTTAGTGGATGAAAATGATTTACCATTAACATTACCAAAAGTAGACAATATTAAACCATCGCAAACTGGTGAATCACCCCTGGCAAATGTTTCAGAATGATTAACAGTTGTTGATAGCATGGGGAAAAAAGGGCGCCGGGAAACTAATACCATGCCCCAGTGAGCTGGAAGTTGTTGATATTATTTAGGATACCTTCTAAAACAAGAGGATGGGACAATGTTAGACATTCAAAGTGCTGAAGCCCACGCGTTATTTAAAAAATGATTACCAGTTAATTTATATATTGGTGGTCAAGAACATGCTGTTTTGCATTTATTGTACGCGCGATTTTGACATAAGTTTTTATATGATATTAAAGTAGTTCCTACTTCTGAGCCTTTTTTTAAACTGGTTAACCAAGGTATGATTCTTGGTGAAGATGGTACAAAAATGAGTAAATCAAAAGGTAATATTATTAATCCTGATAATATTATTCAATCACATGGTGCTGATGCGCTCCGACTATATGAAATGTTTATGGGACCATTAGAAGCATCACTACCATGAAGTACGAAGGGTTTAGATTCCGCTCGAAAATGATTAGATCGTGTGTATCGCTTAGCAAAAAATACTAATTTTATCACTGTTAATGATGGAACTTTAGACTATGCCTACCATACAATGGTGAAAAAAGTTAGTGAGATGTTAGAAAATTTAAACTTTAATACAGCAATTTCACAGTTAATGGTTTTTATTAATGCTTGTTATAAAAATGAAGAACAAATTTACCAACCATATTGAAAAGGGTTCCTTAAATTATTAAGTTGTTTTGCTCCCCACTTAGCAGAAGAATTATGGTTTATGTTAGGACATCAGCACAGTATTAGTTTAAGTGCATGACCAGATTATGAAGAAAAATTCTTAGTTTTAGATAAAATAGTAGTTGCCGTTCAAGTTAATGGTAAATTACGAGCAAAATTAGAAGTAAAAAAAGATACTAGTGAAGACGAACTGCTAATGCTTGCAAAACAGCATTCTAATGTCCAACCATACTTAGAAAATCGCCAGATTATTAAAGAAATTATTGTTAAAAATAAAATTGTTAACTTGGTTGTTAAATAA
- a CDS encoding NAD(+)/NADH kinase: MFKFSIIVNEYEESQTLAREINQQLTSHGLVEDVINPDYVFVIGGDGTLLKAVNEFQDIIDEVCFVIIKSGSLGFYANYTKETYSKVIADIANDRCHLKQLPLLEVAYNNNQINYALNEVKVVDHVKTLRTKIFINDELLEYFRGSGLVFATSTGSTGYMRAINGSIITTNKYKLWQLKEIAPVANVRFITINASLILDDSQVIVLEGELIDKRLIIDTFEFALSANELEIKISEKTLNIVYDEDNDLSMTEKMKSLFAHCII; the protein is encoded by the coding sequence ATGTTTAAATTTTCAATTATTGTTAATGAGTATGAAGAATCACAAACTTTAGCTCGCGAAATTAACCAGCAATTAACTAGTCATGGCTTAGTCGAAGATGTGATTAACCCGGATTATGTTTTTGTGATTGGTGGGGATGGAACATTACTAAAAGCAGTTAATGAATTCCAAGATATTATTGATGAAGTTTGTTTTGTTATTATTAAATCTGGTTCCCTAGGTTTTTATGCAAACTATACCAAAGAAACCTATTCCAAAGTAATTGCCGATATTGCAAATGATAGGTGTCATTTAAAACAATTACCATTATTAGAAGTTGCTTATAATAATAATCAAATTAACTATGCGTTAAATGAAGTTAAAGTTGTTGACCATGTTAAAACTTTACGAACAAAAATTTTTATTAATGATGAATTACTAGAATATTTTCGGGGTAGTGGGTTAGTTTTTGCGACAAGTACTGGTTCAACTGGTTATATGCGTGCGATTAATGGCTCAATTATTACTACTAATAAATATAAGTTATGGCAATTAAAAGAAATTGCTCCGGTGGCGAATGTTCGTTTTATTACTATTAATGCGTCATTAATTTTGGATGATAGCCAAGTTATTGTGCTAGAAGGTGAGTTAATTGACAAACGGTTAATTATTGATACTTTTGAATTTGCCCTAAGCGCAAATGAATTAGAAATTAAAATTAGTGAAAAAACTTTAAATATTGTTTATGATGAAGATAATGATTTATCAATGACAGAAAAAATGAAATCATTATTTGCGCATTGCATAATATAA
- a CDS encoding YwaF family protein — protein sequence MRFIPSSKGPWGFFDPAGNYMPNAPWGEQWFVKGHSYVYQLIGVAIFLLLIGSLFIFKRYYQKTVNFKWFRISIGVYQIASYFAYYIMMAIYLATVLHTNWLSGPMDPSQVRSLSEMMPLHLCSIHQILSGLILIFPSARFFEICAPSALILPILELLHRLMVIERRIISSFITILSYTH from the coding sequence ATGCGTTTTATACCGTCAAGTAAAGGACCATGAGGTTTTTTTGACCCCGCGGGTAATTATATGCCAAATGCTCCCTGAGGTGAACAATGATTTGTGAAAGGTCATAGCTATGTTTACCAGTTAATTGGGGTTGCAATTTTTCTTTTGCTAATTGGTTCCTTATTTATTTTTAAAAGATATTATCAAAAAACTGTTAATTTTAAATGGTTCCGAATTTCAATTGGAGTATATCAAATTGCTTCATATTTTGCTTATTATATTATGATGGCAATTTATTTAGCAACAGTGCTTCATACCAATTGGTTATCTGGTCCGATGGACCCTTCCCAAGTCCGTAGTTTAAGTGAAATGATGCCGTTACATTTATGTAGTATCCACCAAATATTATCTGGCTTAATTTTAATTTTTCCTTCAGCTCGCTTTTTTGAAATTTGTGCGCCTTCAGCGTTAATTTTACCAATCTTAGAATTATTACACCGGTTAATGGTTATTGAACGCCGGATAATTTCTTCTTTTATAACTATTTTATCTTACACTCATTAA
- a CDS encoding PTS transporter subunit EIIB — MDPLKIILIVVAMIIMILFILMMIFWKKIFNYRKAFTASIKIPFSVNDLISILGSINNIEEVRATLTRLKVTVKNLDDVNLTLLKTKFKLKNPEIIKNTVILSFGNISLEIKNIIDQQKLNN, encoded by the coding sequence ATGGATCCGTTAAAAATTATTTTAATTGTTGTCGCGATGATAATTATGATTTTATTTATTTTGATGATGATTTTTTGAAAAAAAATTTTTAATTATCGTAAAGCATTTACCGCAAGCATAAAAATTCCGTTTTCTGTAAATGATTTAATTAGTATTTTAGGTTCAATTAATAATATTGAAGAAGTTAGAGCAACCTTAACCAGATTAAAAGTAACAGTTAAAAATTTAGATGATGTTAATTTAACATTGCTAAAAACAAAGTTTAAACTAAAAAATCCTGAAATTATTAAGAATACTGTTATTTTATCCTTTGGGAATATTAGTTTAGAGATTAAAAATATTATTGACCAACAAAAACTAAATAATTAA
- a CDS encoding ABC transporter permease, with product MFQELFGENNATGYLDGEFQDVSRGLLTHTGNIKNKDADFLNFKKYLADNVNDLRNVTTAINNNTDNNLNNNSIFKTYADNANVNRRYTLLNSTIKLYLIIAVVCVILFLLVISFVSFVLLKKIIEKQKTQIGILKANGYTTFEISSAYLLYLLIPIIISVPIGWALGLVLQIPIMDIFNNYFIIPIKFSSNAFPLLYFFLLFIILIGLIVVLTCYTMLGKSVLLLVNANQNIKPNLYLSRLVSRIKFKRFTNKFRLILISVSLKNIILFMLTFIVATAILTLSLLIPTTINNISREYYKNIKYKTEYNLNNVQYNNPLSRYGLYNMTSPLPEFDENNPTPDPIGEDMAFAQYVRNSSGDSWQGVNDPEFQQYYSEYVTNMLLYNIAQLKGTNISLAMLDYIVKQAPVAKQDDVANLLQTIVCNMLPQVFGQEAIDNIPNDSYLQKWTYCVEKATNTILPSEIKEMWSRNSTIKNRFSFGFGSLPFDRQHDELYTGYQAKLMNINGQDVTDNNILINSYGYTKGNLNKMNLNNDDIFKYDPNNKTIPVLINQAAVKTYGLGVGDKINFGTMSNALQYLGKDNKMNDIKSEWWYFKTDDEMGNQQIYQMDLSKFTYSPQNDNSQQVWGYNVGTTDHPNIIPYHQMKDIMLKIPKNLIDVSFWNKTPIKINSNTGQTETHLFCNETGDCAENGIVTSAGDSYLIRVYDLGFDHTLNNLGDLVSSEFPTTWYNSAMTLGLLKSTSLDKIPTYNLSDYQYQVIGIQNTYDHPRIFLDQQYANKVLGYPTDVNANSQPYWFNGKYSTNEKAVDQTERYILNSTNGNYSMLNFKDNFAPAITNADYVGMKQQILIKLTSITIEIATFFIVLTIISAIIIIFLMTDAFLAKYTKFIATLRIQGYAVREINSMILGMFIPFVLIGWALGFGLLWVIIKEAVSAVLLNAGLVIPFTMSYYIIPIVFVIVMFMFAITFLISSKKILAMNVQLLATVNDE from the coding sequence ATGTTTCAAGAATTATTTGGGGAAAATAATGCCACTGGTTATTTGGATGGTGAATTTCAAGATGTTTCCCGGGGATTATTAACCCATACTGGAAATATTAAAAATAAAGATGCTGACTTTCTTAATTTTAAAAAATATCTAGCGGATAATGTTAATGATTTAAGAAATGTTACCACCGCAATTAATAACAATACTGATAATAATCTTAATAATAATTCAATTTTTAAAACCTATGCAGATAATGCAAATGTTAACCGTCGTTATACGTTATTAAACTCAACAATTAAGTTATATTTAATTATTGCTGTTGTTTGTGTAATTTTATTCTTATTAGTAATTAGTTTTGTTAGTTTTGTATTATTGAAAAAAATAATTGAAAAACAAAAAACACAAATTGGAATTTTAAAAGCCAATGGGTATACTACTTTTGAAATTTCTTCTGCCTATTTATTATATTTATTAATACCAATCATTATTAGCGTTCCGATTGGGTGAGCGTTGGGATTGGTATTACAAATACCAATTATGGATATCTTTAATAACTACTTTATTATTCCAATTAAATTTAGTTCTAATGCGTTCCCACTTCTATACTTTTTCTTATTATTTATTATATTAATTGGTTTAATTGTCGTCTTGACTTGTTATACAATGTTAGGAAAAAGTGTCCTTTTATTAGTAAATGCTAACCAAAATATTAAACCAAACCTGTATTTGAGTAGATTAGTTAGTCGGATTAAATTTAAACGGTTTACTAACAAGTTCCGGTTAATTTTAATTTCAGTATCCTTAAAGAATATTATTTTATTTATGCTAACTTTTATTGTCGCAACGGCTATTTTGACCTTATCATTATTAATTCCCACAACAATTAATAATATTTCCCGGGAATACTATAAAAATATTAAGTATAAAACGGAATACAATCTAAATAATGTCCAATATAATAATCCATTATCTCGTTATGGGCTTTATAATATGACTTCACCCTTACCAGAATTTGATGAAAATAACCCAACCCCTGATCCGATTGGCGAAGATATGGCATTTGCTCAGTATGTAAGAAATAGTAGTGGGGATTCTTGGCAAGGCGTTAATGATCCTGAGTTTCAACAATATTATAGTGAATATGTGACAAATATGTTATTATACAACATTGCGCAATTAAAAGGGACTAACATTTCGTTAGCAATGCTAGACTATATTGTTAAACAAGCACCAGTGGCTAAACAAGATGATGTTGCTAATTTATTACAAACAATTGTATGTAATATGTTACCCCAAGTATTTGGCCAAGAAGCAATTGATAATATTCCCAATGATAGTTATTTACAAAAATGAACTTATTGTGTAGAAAAAGCAACTAACACAATTTTACCTTCGGAAATTAAAGAAATGTGGTCACGTAATAGTACCATTAAAAACCGTTTTTCATTTGGTTTTGGTTCCTTACCATTTGATCGCCAGCATGATGAATTATATACCGGTTATCAAGCAAAACTGATGAATATTAATGGGCAAGATGTTACCGATAATAATATTTTAATTAATAGTTATGGTTATACTAAAGGCAACCTTAATAAAATGAATCTTAATAATGATGATATTTTTAAATATGATCCTAATAATAAAACAATTCCGGTTTTAATTAACCAAGCTGCTGTCAAAACTTATGGACTTGGAGTTGGGGATAAAATTAATTTTGGAACAATGAGTAATGCCCTTCAATACTTAGGAAAAGATAATAAAATGAATGATATTAAATCAGAGTGGTGATATTTTAAAACAGATGATGAGATGGGGAACCAACAAATTTATCAGATGGATTTAAGTAAATTTACTTATTCACCCCAAAATGACAATAGTCAACAAGTATGAGGTTATAATGTTGGAACAACAGACCATCCGAACATTATACCTTATCATCAAATGAAAGATATTATGTTAAAAATTCCAAAGAACTTAATTGATGTTAGTTTTTGAAATAAAACTCCAATTAAAATTAATAGTAATACTGGTCAAACGGAAACGCATCTCTTTTGTAATGAGACCGGGGATTGTGCTGAAAATGGGATTGTAACAAGTGCTGGTGATTCTTATTTAATTAGGGTCTATGACTTAGGGTTTGATCACACCTTAAATAATTTAGGCGATTTAGTATCTTCGGAGTTCCCAACCACATGGTATAACAGTGCAATGACTCTGGGATTATTAAAATCAACTAGTTTAGATAAAATTCCAACCTATAATTTGTCAGATTATCAATATCAAGTTATTGGAATCCAAAATACTTATGACCATCCGCGGATCTTTTTAGACCAACAATATGCTAATAAGGTGTTAGGTTATCCAACGGATGTTAATGCTAATAGCCAGCCATATTGGTTTAACGGGAAATATTCAACGAATGAAAAAGCAGTTGATCAAACTGAACGCTATATCTTAAATTCAACAAATGGTAATTATTCAATGCTGAATTTTAAAGATAATTTTGCCCCGGCAATTACGAATGCTGATTATGTGGGGATGAAACAACAAATTTTAATAAAATTAACTTCAATTACTATTGAAATTGCAACCTTTTTTATTGTTTTAACAATTATTAGTGCTATTATTATTATTTTCTTGATGACGGATGCCTTTTTAGCTAAGTATACCAAATTTATTGCCACTCTTCGGATTCAAGGTTATGCTGTGCGAGAAATTAACAGTATGATTTTAGGAATGTTTATTCCATTCGTGCTAATTGGATGAGCGTTAGGATTTGGACTATTGTGAGTTATTATTAAAGAAGCAGTTAGTGCTGTTTTATTAAATGCGGGCTTAGTAATTCCCTTCACAATGAGTTATTATATTATTCCAATTGTGTTTGTAATCGTCATGTTTATGTTTGCCATTACCTTTTTAATTTCTTCAAAAAAAATCTTAGCAATGAATGTTCAATTATTAGCAACAGTTAATGATGAATAA